The Pyrus communis chromosome 2, drPyrComm1.1, whole genome shotgun sequence genome includes a window with the following:
- the LOC137721699 gene encoding NAC domain-containing protein 54-like: protein MAPMSLPPGFRFHPTDEELVAYYLDRKINGRTIELEIIPEVDLYKCEPWDLPDKSFLPSKDMEWYFYSPRDRKYPNGSRTNRATRAGYWKATGKDRGVSSQSRAVGMKKTLVYYRGRAPHGIRTNWVMHEYRLVDSVCANASSSLKDSYALCRVFKKTIQMPKNNKEEKPVGINNADKDSIWVSNEQLFGKENSGINEGASRGIETDQDGNYSNHDYPKFPSDTSSSDLTQGTPTENGIADDLQAPFASDEANSSADLYSFGVHCSSDLIQETYIPHNTSVLNSYQFPYPPLQLEDFPQINLAAETKTAKPEIIDEYMLYDKFKGYMNGTFEEIFSLCSSQDNSVAFSMQD, encoded by the exons ATGGCACCCATGAGTCTTCCTCCTGGATTCAGATTCCACCCAACAGATGAGGAGCTTGTTGCTTACTATCTGGATCGAAAAATCAATGGTCGCACCATTGAGCTAGAAATTATCCCAGAGGTCGACCTCTACAAATGTGAGCCATGGGATCTGCCTG ATAAGTCATTTCTTCCGAGCAAAGACATGGAGTGGTACTTCTACAGCCCGAGGGATAGGAAGTACCCCAACGGGTCGAGAACGAATAGGGCCACTCGAGCTGGGTACTGGAAAGCCACTGGAAAAGACAGGGGGGTGAGTAGTCAGAGCCGTGCTGTCGGCATGAAGAAGACATTGGTGTACTATAGAGGTAGAGCCCCTCATGGTATTAGAACCAACTGGGTTATGCATGAGTACCGGCTGGTCGATTCTGTGTGTGCCAATGCATCATCATCTCTAAAG GATTCTTACGCATTGTGCCGAGTGTTCAAGAAAACAATACAAATGCCCAAGAATAACAAAGAAGAAAAGCCAGTTGGGATTAACAATGCAGACAAGGATTCAATCTGGGTCTCCAATGAACAATTGTTTGGGAAAGAAAATAGTGGCATTAATGAGGGAGCTTCAAGAGGGATTGAAACTGATCAAGATGGGAATTATTCCAACCATGATTATCCCAAATTTCCATCTGACACCTCTTCTTCAGATCTCACTCAAGGCACACCTACTGAAAATGGCATAGCTGATGATTTACAAGCTCCATTTGCTTCTGATGAAGCAAACAGTTCAGCTGATCTATACTCTTTTGGTGTCCACTGCTCCTCAGATCTAATTCAG GAAACGTATATACCACACAATACGAGCGTATTGAATAGCTATCAATTTCCTTACCCACCCTTACAACTTGAAGACTTCCCGCAGATCAATTTAGCTGCAGAGACAAAAACAGCGAAGCCCGAAATCATCGACGAGTACATGTTGTACGACAAGTTCAAGGGTTACATGAATGGAACGTTTGAAGAGATCTTCTCTTTATGTTCCTCTCAAGACAACTCTGTGGCCTTCTCCATGCAAGACTAA
- the LOC137724673 gene encoding transcription factor MYB8-like: protein MGHRCCGKQKVKRGLWSPEEDEKLRKHITTHGHGSWSSVPKHAGLQRCGKSCRLRWINYLRPELRRGSFTPEEEQTIIDVHRILGNKWAQIAKHLPGRTDNEVKNFWNSCIKKKLMSQGLDPKTHNLLPNSHHQRSASNNAASSSQSPLLQSHNQQQPVSVPLTEINASTINVTLSTDQYHDHGQNPSNASWTRVDDPTFNDITRLPHQQSTDHSTLINNISSSSPSSSVNLSVFGLLENSNIWASGAEPFEAPSLLVGEQSKGEEVVLQQEKNTLLDQMEIKGIEDMDHASIFESSSVDFSFVESTLMSCGEISQDLNSMCNFAWRY from the exons ATGGGCCACCGCTGCTGCGGCAAACAGAAGGTGAAGAGAGGTCTATGGTCACCTGAAGAAGATGAGAAGCTCAGGAAACACATTACCACCCATGGTCATGGCAGCTGGAGTTCTGTCCCAAAACATGCag GCTTGCAAAGGTGTGGCAAGAGTTGCAGGTTGAGATGGATAAACTATTTGAGACCTGAACTCAGGAGGGGATCCTTTACTCCTGAAGAAGAACAGACTATCATTGATGTTCACAGAATTTTGGGTAACAA ATGGGCTCAGATTGCCAAGCATCTCCCTGGAAGAACAGACAATGAGGTGAAGAATTTCTGGAATTCATGTATTAAGAAAAAGCTCATGTCACAAGGTTTAGACCCAAAAACCCACAACTTGCTTCCTAATTCTCATCATCAGAGGTCAGCTTCTAACAACGCTGCAAGCAGCAGCCAATCACCACTACTGCAGTCACATAATCAACAGCAACCCGTTTCAGTACCTTTAACTGAAATAAATGCATCAACTATTAATGTGACATTATCTACTGATCAATATCATGATCATGGTCAAAACCCTAGTAATGCTTCTTGGACTAGGGTTGACGATCCTACCTTCAATGACATCACCAGGTTGCCTCATCAACAATCCACTGATCACAGCACACTGATCAATAATATTTCCTCTTCATCGCCGTCTTCCTCGGTGAACCTATCAGTGTTTGGTCTCTTGGAAAATAGTAACATCTGGGCTTCTGGTGCTGAACCATTTGAAGCACCAAGTTTATTAGTGGGAGAGCAGTCAAAGGGAGAAGAAGTAGTTCTACAGCAAGAAAAAAATACGCTCTTGGATCAGATGGAAATTAAGGGTATTGAGGATATGGATCATGCTTCAATATTTGAGAGTTCTAGTGTTGATTTTAGCTTTGTCGAGTCTACACTTATGTCGTGTGGAGAAATATCTCAGGATCTGAACTCTATGTGTAATTTTGCATGGAGATATTAG
- the LOC137726393 gene encoding uncharacterized protein: protein MRGGTAIGIGRTFTNPSNLSISKVTLIPFSTSSNSGGGRGRGRGGPSPLRQFDFVAPNRVPGQPDSDEPKSDTPASAPGIGHGRGRPLASSQPPSSFSSFVSSVKPNSPAGRGQPGQVQPGPQERDPMASDTGPSKPATPIFFRRDDGSDPPLPGGGRGKPMSQPGPELLMKEVNTLFVAPRGKIEKENRYIQARPDQDPAQNRAAPRGPKLTREEAVAKALGILQKDDAEGGGSGGGGSGGGGRGRGRGMRGRGRGRGRGDFRRSDRGKDVDEGKGSGLYLGDNADGEKLAKKLGPENMNKLVEGFEEVSSEVLPSPLDEAFVDAMHTNYMIECEPEFLMGDCSKNPDIDEKPHIPLRDALEKMKPFLMAYEGIKSHEEWEEAVEEVMERVPLLKEIVDHYSGPDRVTAKKQQEELERVAKTLPATVPESVKRFTDRAVLSLQSNPGWGFDRKCQFMDKLVDKVSKHYK from the exons ATGAGAGGGGGAACCGCCATTGGAATAGGCAGGACGTTCACTAACCCATCCAACCTCTCCATCTCCAAAGTAACCCTAATCCCCTTCTCCACTTCCTCCAACAGCGGCGGCGGCCGAGGTCGTGGTCGCGGCGGCCCATCTCCCCTCCGTCAGTTCGACTTCGTTGCCCCAAATCGCGTCCCGGGTCAGCCTGATTCTGACGAGCCCAAATCTGACACTCCCGCGTCCGCTCCCGGAATCGGCCATGGGCGTGGCAGACCCTTGGCTTCGTCCCAACCACCGTCGTCCTTCTCTTCCTTCGTCTCTTCCGTCAAACCCAATTCACCAGCCGGTCGTGGCCAGCCAGGTCAAGTGCAACCGGGCCCACAGGAACGTGATCCGATGGCCTCTGACACCGGCCCCAGCAAACCCGCTACACCCATTTTCTTCAGAAGGGATGATGGGTCGGACCCGCCATTGCCCGGTGGCGGGCGTGGGAAGCCAATGAGTCAACCGGGCCCGGAGCTCCTAATGAAGGAGGTGAACACGCTTTTTGTGGCCCCAAGGGGCAAAATTGAGAAAGAGAACCGGTACATTCAGGCCAGACCCGACCAGGATCCGGCTCAGAATAGAGCCGCGCCGAGAGGTCCCAAGTTGACCCGGGAAGAGGCGGTGGCGAAAGCACTTGGGATACTGCAGAAGGATGATGCTGagggtggtggtagtggtggtggcgGCAGCGGAGGTGGTGGAAGAGGCAGAGGGAGAGGGATGAGAGGAAGAGGCCGAGGCAGGGGAAGAGGAGATTTTAGACGGAGTGACAGAGGCAAGGACGTGGATGAAGGAAAAGGTTCGGGGCTTTATCTTGGAGACAATGCTGATGGTGAGAAGCTGGCTAAGAAGCTTGGCCCTGAGAATATGAACAAATTGGTTGAAGGGTTTGAGGAGGTGAGTAGTGAAGTGCTTCCTTCGCCGTTGGACGAAGCGTTTGTGGATGCCATGCATACCAATTATATG ATAGAATGCGAGCCAGAGTTTCTGATGGGGGACTGTAGTAAAAATCCAGATATTGATGAGAAGCCACATATCCCTCTTCGGGATGCGCTTGAGAAGATGAAGCCTTTCTTGATGGCCTATGAGGGTATTAAAAGTCATGAGGAGTGGGAG GAAGCAGTGGAAGAGGTGATGGAAAGAGTTCCATTGTTGAAGGAAATTGTTGATCACTACAGTGGACCAGATAGGGTAACTGCAAAGAAACAACAAGAAGAGTTAGAAAGAGTTGCTAAAACTTTGCCTGCAACGGTTCCTGAATCTGTAAAACGATTCACTGATCGTGCAGTACTCTCTCTCCAG AGTAACCCTGGCTGGGGATTTGACAGGAAATGCCAGTTCATGGATAAACTAGTGGATAAGGTTTCCAAGCATTACAAGTAA